One genomic window of Limanda limanda chromosome 16, fLimLim1.1, whole genome shotgun sequence includes the following:
- the nifk gene encoding MKI67 FHA domain-interacting nucleolar phosphoprotein: protein MTETKAERESQPGKELLALNPQQESEFKKKVQEVKKKNKSAKGSRLTPGVVYVGHLPLGLYEPQIKSYFEQFGKVLRLRLSRSKKTGGSKGYAFVEYDCDEVAKIVAETMNNYLMGERLIKCHVMPPEKVHEKLFVGSQRLFKKPIKPAVQRYNQSRTAEELEKMKDKLLRKETKLRKRLAAHGIEYDFPGFAAQVPLKKKSSDSMNASTCSDITPLCTPSVLERRKSMAVNDDDVDDEIVFKIPVADKDEESSSEEEEEAEDKDGDEGNDSASDGPSEEVTEEK from the exons ATGACGGAGACCAAAGCAGAGAGGGAGTCTCAGCCCGGGAAGGAGCTGCTGGCGCTGAACCCGCAGCAGGAGAGCGAGTTCAAGAAGAAggtgcaggaagtgaagaagaagaacaagagcGCCAAG gggAGTCGTCTGACCCCAGGAGTGGTCTACGTGGGCCACCTGCCGCTGGGCCTGTACGAGCCTCAGATCAAATCCTACTTTGAACAGTTTGGGAAGGTGCTGAGGCTGCGGCTGTCCAGGAGCAAAAAG ACAGGGGGAAGTAAAGGCTACGCGTTTGTAGAGTACGACTGTGATGAAGTAGCAAAGATTGTGGCAGAGACCATGAACAACTACCTCATGGGAGAGAGACTCATCAAAT GTCATGTGATGCCACCGGAGAAAGTGCACGAGAAGCTGTTTGTCGGCTCTCAGAGGCTTTTCAAGAAGCCCATAAAACCGGCTGTTCAACGCTACAACCAGAGCCGCACGGCCGAGGAGCTCGAGAagatgaaagacaaactcctgcGTAAAGAGACGAAGCTCCGCAAGAGGCTCGCTGCTCACGGCATCGAATACGACTTCCCAGGATTC GCTGCCCAGGTGCCTCTGAAGAAAAAGTCGTCCGACTCCATGAACGCATCTACGTGTAGT GACATCACACCACTCTGCACCCCCTCAGtcctggagaggaggaagtcCATGGCCGTCAACGATGACGACGTGGACGACGAGATCGTCTTCAAGATTCCAGTTGCAGACAAAGATGAAGAGAGCtcctcagaggaagaggaggaggcggaagaTAAAGACGGCGATGAAGGCAATGACTCAGCGAGCGATGGGCCCTCTGAAGAGGTCACGGAGGAGAAGTGA